A region from the Macrobrachium rosenbergii isolate ZJJX-2024 chromosome 32, ASM4041242v1, whole genome shotgun sequence genome encodes:
- the LOC136855658 gene encoding apolipoprotein D-like produces MVSRVTTAVLLLICLFNAHKALAQEEEGLGFLSFDSAPPEKVSCPNMRIISDFKLDQYMGRWYELERFDVPFQTGDCGTVDYYPDTNKTFSLVKTEVSKGKPVVTKGTAVATEEGTRSRFYVTLPDIPEGDGSPNYNVVATDYKTFAVIYTCVPLGFNDKLEFAWIMGRREKLPDKFLIIIKKWIQKFGIDVKNFSRVNQANCIRTPYSSTQS; encoded by the exons ATGGTCTCCCGGGTTACAACAGCAGTCCTTTTGCTGATCTGCCTTTTCAACGCCCACAAGGCATTGGCACAAGAGGAAGAAGGCCTCGGGTTTTTGAGTTTTGACAGTGCGCCGCCTGAAAAGGTTTCTTGTCCAAACATGAGGATTATCTCTGACTTCAAGTTGGATCAG TACATGGGTCGCTGGTATGAGCTGGAGAGATTCGATGTCCCTTTCCAGACAGGCGATTGTGGAACCGTCGATTATTACCCAGACACCAACAAAACCTTTTCTCTGGTGAAAACCGAAGTGTCCAA AGGGAAGCCAGTTGTAACCAAAGGCACGGCAGTTGCAACGGAAGAGGGTACCAGATCTCGTTTCTATGTGACCTTACCCGACATTCCAG AGGGTGATGGCAGCCCAAACTACAACGTTGTGGCAACAGACTACAAAACCTTTGCAGTCATCTACACGTGCGTTCCTCTTGGATTCAACGACAAActtg agtttgcTTGGATTATGGGCAGAAGAGAAAAGCTGCCAGATAAATTCTTGATCATCATCAAAAAGTGGATCCAGAAGTTCGGAATCGACGTCAAGAACTTCAGCAGGGTCAATCAGGCGAACTGCATTCGCACTCCATATTCGTCCACTCAGTCGTGA